CTAATTCAATACTAAACTCTAAGAAAATAAATACAGGTCCGGTTTTAGCCGGACTTTTTTGTGCTGTAACCGGAAAAGCCAATCAAAAATATAAACCGTGTATTCCTTTCCTTATCACTTTCTTTTTATATGTTAAAACCCTCATAAAATCAAATATTTATTTTGTTAACCGTGTGTCAGTCATTTAGAAAATATTGTTTTTGGTTACCATTTATCAGGGAAAACAGAATAACCAGCATTTTGGAATGATAGAAAATGCCTTTATCAGAGCAGTAGATGCCAAAGGAAAAGAAATTACAAAATACAGCCTTTCAGGAGATGCAAGCATGAACGGAAAATGTGCCATGGTTTTTGCCGAAGCATACCGTCACAATGGCGACTGGAAGTTCCGTGCTATAGGAGAACCTCATCATACAGATAACTTTATTGAGATCCTGAAACAGTACGCGTACAGCAATTAAACCTGAATTTTATCAAACTTAAAAGCCGGCAGGGAAGTTTTCAACTTCCGCTGCCGGCTTCAGAATTCATATTATCTTACCTTGAGCAGGAGACTTTTAGCATACTTTTTACTGGATACTTCCGGTTCCATGAACGGGGCCCATCCAGGCACTTAATAATGGATTTAACGGACTGATAAGCATGCTCCGTGCTGATCCCCAGGCAATGGACAACCTTCATCTCAGCGTGATCACCTTTGACCGTAAAGTTAGAAACATCATTCCGCTGACTGATCTGGCCAGCTTTTATCCTATGGAGATTACCTGTCCGGACAGTGGCCCTACCCATACCGGTGCGGCTTTGGAAATGGTTTCGGAGCTGGTAAAAAAAGAACTGATCAGAGGTTCTTCGGATGGAAAAGATGACTGGAAACCGCTACTGTTTATATTTACAGACGGAAAACCATCAGATATCCAGAAATACAGACAGATGATCCCTGTAATCAGAGGCCTGGAATTCGGGGCTATTGTAGGCTGTGCCGCAGGGCCGAAAGCAGATGAACAGTTTTTGAAGGAGCTTACAGATCATGTGGTAAAGCTGGACACTACCGATGCCATTACACTTTCCTCATTTTTCAAATGGGTAAGCTCATCCATTACGATGGGAGGAAAATCACAGGGAACGGGAGAAAGCGCACCATTGCCGCCACCGCCTTCCGAGCTTAATATTATTATCTAAATCACTTGTCTTTATAAATCATGAGAAGACTGCCTATTTATTTTTTAGTCGATGTTTCCGAATCTATGGTTGGAGAGCCTATTGAGCAGGTTCAGGAAGGCATCGCCAATATCATCAGGGAATTAAAAAAAGACCCTTATTCACTTGAAACAGTTTACATTTCCATTATAGGTTTCGCAGGTGAGGCTGAGGTTATTACCCCGATGCAGGATATTATCAGTTTTTATCCTCCGAAAATTCCTATCGGAAGCGGAACATCGTTGTCTCAGGGACTGATTAAAGTAATGGATTGTATAGACCGGGATATCGTAAAAACAACCTATGAAAGAAAAGGCGACTGGAAACCTATTGTTTTTCTTTTTACAGACGGAGTTCCTACCGATGATGCCACAAAAGCTATAGAAAGGTGGAATAATAAATATCATGGGAAATCCAATACCATAGCCGGAAATAATAATGACCGCACAAAAGTAGATTTTATGAACGATACCGACATCGATCAGCAGCTTCTTACTTGGACAGATTTCTGGAGCCGCGGAAATCATGACGACAGAACATTGGCTATAATTTATTAAACATGAAAAAGACCGTTAAAGTTATTTCCATTCTGGATCATACAAAATCTTATGAGTATGTTGATGAAAGCCCAATCCGTGGCGGGGTAAAAGACGTCTACTTTTCGCCTGAAAGGGAATATGTGGTTGCCTTTTACAGGAATCCTCTGGATGAAGGACAGAAAGAGCGTATTATGAGAATTGTTTCCACTTATCTGGAAAATATTAAAAACGGAAATTCATCAGATTACTTTCTGAACGAAATATTCAGATGGCCGTATGATATTGTAGAAAAAAATAAGCTGACGGGTATTGTAGTTCCCATTTATCATGATAAATTCTCTTTTGCCAAAGGATATATCGGATCGGATAATATCCAGGGACAGGACAAAGTAGGAAAATGGTTCACGGCACCGATGTTCAGAAACCAACAATATCCTTTAAGGCTGGATCATTCCGAGCTTGGGGATTGGCTGAGTTATTTCCAGATTACCATTAATATCAGCAGGGGAGTAAAAAAACTTCATCAGATGGGGCTGGCACATTCCGATCTTTCCTATAACAATATCCTGATAGATCCCGTTACGAAATCTGCCTGTATTATTGACATAGACGGATTGGTTGTTCCAAAATTATTCCCTCCCGAAGTTATCGGGACCGCTGATTTTATTGCCCCTGAAGTCTTAAAGACCAAGCACTTGGGTATGCAGGACCCCGGAAGACATCTGCCCAATCAGAAAACCGATCTTCACGCATTGGCAGTCCTCATCTATATGTACCTGTTCCGCAGGCACCCTTTAAGAGGAGGAAAGATCTGGGATCTTGATTCTGAAAAGGATGAGATTATTTCTATGGGAGAAAAAGCCCTGTTTATAGAACATTCTGCCGATTCCAATAATCAGGTGAAACCCGACCATCTGAGGAAATGGGACGCGTTCTGGGGCGATCCGCAGAAAATTCCTTTTACCGCAGCCGGACCTTACCTCTCCGAATTGTTTAAAAAAGCTTTTATAGATGGGCTTCATGACCCGATCAGACGTCCTACAGCCAATGAATGGGAAACTGCATTACTCAAAACCGCCGATCTGATACAGCCATGCCACAACCCGGAATGTACGGAAAAATGGTATGTATTCGACAATAGCAGCAACCCGAAATGTCCTTTCTGTGGTACACCGCATCAGGGAACGCTTCCGGTTCTGGATCTGTATTTTAAGTTTGATGATGAAGTATGGAAGCCTGAAAACCACAGGCTGATGGTGTATAACAACCAATATTTATTCAAATGGCATGTTTCCAGAAAAGTGATCAGAAATGAAAATCTTACGATGCAGGATAAAATGCAGGTAGGTTATTTTACCTTTCATCATGGAAAATGGGTGTTTGTTAATCAAAGCCTGACTTCTATGAAAGATGTTACGGAGCAGAAAGAAATTCCGCCGGGATCTATGGTTGAACTGACGGATGGAAAGAAAATACTTTTGTCTGCGGAAGAAGGTGGAAGACTGGTATTGGTAACGATGGCGAATCAGTAAACTGTATTTTGAACCACCCCGTCAAAAATTCGTTGAATTTTTGCCACCCCTCCAAGGGAGGGGAATTTAGGTATCAAGTAATTATTGTTTTTTTTAACAATCATGAAATATTTATCTACTGAAGGGGCTGAGGCTCTCGAAGCCACCCTGAAATTCCATAAAAAAGGAATGCTCATCCTCGTTTACTGTTTTAAAACCTAAGCTTGTATATAAATGTTGGGCTTTATTTGTTTTTAATACACTTAATGATACTGTTTTTTCTTCTGCGGAAGATTCTGTGAGAATATTGCCCAAAATCTTTTTTCCAAGGCCTTTTCCCTGCTGGCCGGGATCAATCTGAAGCTGAAGAACTTCTGTTTTATGACCGGTTCTGCTGATCTTCAATAATCCTACAGGTTCATTGTTTAAAAGAATGATGTTGGCTTTGTCGAACTGGTAAAGAATCCTCTGAAGCGTAGCCTCTCTGTCTGTTGGAAGATGGGAAGCTGAATAATGAGGATTCATCGTTTTTGTTCTCAGGTCAAGAAGATAGTCGATATCATTTTCTGTGGCTTTCCTGTAGGTGATGGCAGTATTCATAAGATATTTGTGAAGTTCAGTTTAAAAGCAGGTTGTATCAGAATCATGAATCTAAGATAACAATTCTTGGGTTTTTATTGAGGTCAATAAGAGATTTCATTTCCAGGGACTTCAGGAAAAAATCGTATGCGTAATAAACTGTCTGCGCCTCAGGCCCGCTGTCGTCTGTAGAAATGATGTCCTTCAGATAAATAAATTCATTTTCAACTTCTTCGGATAAAAGGGAGTTGTTGATATTTTCAGCTTTTATTTCATCAATAACCTTTTTTTCATTTTCCGTGAAATCATGACCATATTCGTTTAATTTTTCGGACAATATTTTTTCTGTTAAAAGGATCATATAATCATTAAAACAAAGAAAATCCTTTGAATCTATATTGATTCCGCCATCCACATCTCTCATTTCTTCTATCGGGAAATATTGAGTATAATTTCCATACTGGAACATGTAACTGGTACATACCGTTGAGGTGGGAAGCTCATAAAGCAGCAAGATCCCGTAATGCTTACAGAGGTCAAGAAAGTGATTTTCTCTTACTGAATAGCTTTCTCTTTCAAATGCAGAATGTATTTCATCGCTCAGGAAAAGATTGATCTCAAACAGTTCATCAGCAGTGATCATATTGATATCACTTTTAACAGTTCCCAATATCTTATCAAAGCTGATTTCATAGCCGGATAGGTCTTTTTTCCTGTTTTTCAGATATTCTCTGAAGGTACCGGTGTGAAATATCCTGTGCTGAAGATCCTTATAAAGATAGGCGGAGGCCTTTTCCTTATCAAACCTATAAATCTCGGTGTTTCTTCCCATGAGTTTTCCCTGAATTATTTCAAAACAATTTTAAGCCCCATCTCTTTTTTCATATGCAGCAGAACTTCTGCATTTCCCCTTGCATCATCTACGGGATTGTGTGTATGCTCCGTTTTACGGAGATGTTTCCACTGTGCAAACGTATCTTTTTCAAGACCGCAGTACAGGTCAGACAACCTTCTTGAAGAATATCCGAAAGGATTTTTTCCGGTAAAATGATGGAAGTACCAGCAGATGAACATCCAGTCGAAACCATTATTATCACTGATAAAAATAGGTCTTCCTTTTGAATTTTCTTTAATCCACTGCTCAAAAGCCGGCATGACTTCTTCAGGATCATCAAAACTCATCGTTTCTTCCCTGCTGAAGCCTGAAACAGCCAGTGCATCGGGATTAAACTGCTCTGAAACAGGTTTCAGTTTTCCGTAAAAAGTAGTATCCAGTTCCTCATTTACAAGGAC
Above is a window of Chryseobacterium shigense DNA encoding:
- a CDS encoding 3'-5' exoribonuclease domain-containing protein, whose translation is MVDIESDGPIPGDFSMICFGAVLVNEELDTTFYGKLKPVSEQFNPDALAVSGFSREETMSFDDPEEVMPAFEQWIKENSKGRPIFISDNNGFDWMFICWYFHHFTGKNPFGYSSRRLSDLYCGLEKDTFAQWKHLRKTEHTHNPVDDARGNAEVLLHMKKEMGLKIVLK
- a CDS encoding vWA domain-containing protein — translated: MLRADPQAMDNLHLSVITFDRKVRNIIPLTDLASFYPMEITCPDSGPTHTGAALEMVSELVKKELIRGSSDGKDDWKPLLFIFTDGKPSDIQKYRQMIPVIRGLEFGAIVGCAAGPKADEQFLKELTDHVVKLDTTDAITLSSFFKWVSSSITMGGKSQGTGESAPLPPPPSELNIII
- a CDS encoding helix-hairpin-helix domain-containing protein — protein: MKKTVKVISILDHTKSYEYVDESPIRGGVKDVYFSPEREYVVAFYRNPLDEGQKERIMRIVSTYLENIKNGNSSDYFLNEIFRWPYDIVEKNKLTGIVVPIYHDKFSFAKGYIGSDNIQGQDKVGKWFTAPMFRNQQYPLRLDHSELGDWLSYFQITINISRGVKKLHQMGLAHSDLSYNNILIDPVTKSACIIDIDGLVVPKLFPPEVIGTADFIAPEVLKTKHLGMQDPGRHLPNQKTDLHALAVLIYMYLFRRHPLRGGKIWDLDSEKDEIISMGEKALFIEHSADSNNQVKPDHLRKWDAFWGDPQKIPFTAAGPYLSELFKKAFIDGLHDPIRRPTANEWETALLKTADLIQPCHNPECTEKWYVFDNSSNPKCPFCGTPHQGTLPVLDLYFKFDDEVWKPENHRLMVYNNQYLFKWHVSRKVIRNENLTMQDKMQVGYFTFHHGKWVFVNQSLTSMKDVTEQKEIPPGSMVELTDGKKILLSAEEGGRLVLVTMANQ
- a CDS encoding TerD family protein, with translation MVTIYQGKQNNQHFGMIENAFIRAVDAKGKEITKYSLSGDASMNGKCAMVFAEAYRHNGDWKFRAIGEPHHTDNFIEILKQYAYSN
- a CDS encoding GNAT family N-acetyltransferase; protein product: MNTAITYRKATENDIDYLLDLRTKTMNPHYSASHLPTDREATLQRILYQFDKANIILLNNEPVGLLKISRTGHKTEVLQLQIDPGQQGKGLGKKILGNILTESSAEEKTVSLSVLKTNKAQHLYTSLGFKTVNEDEHSFFMEFQGGFESLSPFSR
- a CDS encoding VWA domain-containing protein, with product MRRLPIYFLVDVSESMVGEPIEQVQEGIANIIRELKKDPYSLETVYISIIGFAGEAEVITPMQDIISFYPPKIPIGSGTSLSQGLIKVMDCIDRDIVKTTYERKGDWKPIVFLFTDGVPTDDATKAIERWNNKYHGKSNTIAGNNNDRTKVDFMNDTDIDQQLLTWTDFWSRGNHDDRTLAIIY